One bacterium genomic window, AGAAAGCGGCGAGCATGTAGGGATGCGAGGCCCGATGACCATCACCGGCATCGGGCCTCTCCCCGGAGAGTGCACTCAAGCACGAATAGCCGCTTCCTGAGCGGGAGAAGACTCGATTGTGGGAGGGCGGAACATGTTACTTGAGAATAAGAATGCCGTCATCTATGGAGCCGGAGGAGCAATCGGCAGCGCGGTCGCCCGCGCATTCGCCCGCGAGGGGGCGCGGGTGTTTCTCACCGGGCGCAGGCTCTCAACCGTCAATGTCGTCGTCGAGCAGATCTCTGGCGCGGGCGGAAAGGTCGAAGCGGATCAGGTCGACGCCCTCGACGAACAGGCCGTCGAGAAGCACATCGGCGCGGTCGTTAAGAAGGCCGGGAAACTCGACATCTCGTTCAACGCGATCGGGATTCCCGCGGCGGAGGTAGCTCGCCAGGGCATGCAGGGTGTCCCCTTCATCGAGCTCCCGTTGGAGGCGTTCTCTCTCCCGCTCACCACCTATCCGCGGGCTCACTTCGTGACCGCCAAGGCCGCGGCGCGGCACATGGTCGCGCGGCGATCCGGCGTGATCTTGATGCACACGCCGGAGCCGGCCCGTGTCGGCGTGCCACTTCTGGGGGGCATGGGCCCGGCATGGGCGGCGATGGAAGCGCTCTGTCGGAGCTTCTCCGCCGAGGTCGCGTCGTCCGGTGTCCGCGTCGTTTGCCTGCGCTCGACCGGACTCCCCGAGACCTCTACGATCGACATCGTCTTCGGCATTCACGCCAAGGTGCTGGGGATCACGCCGAAGCAGTTCCGAGAGTTGCTGGAAAGCAGGAGCCACACGCGGCGCTCGACCACGCTGGCGCAGTTGACGGACGCGGCGGTCCTCATGGCCTCCGATCTGGCCGATGGCATGACCGGAACTGTCGCTAACCTGACCGGCGGAGAAGTGGTCGATTAGGAAACATCGGGGCATCGTTTGACCAACAAGGCACAGACGCCGGCGCCACCGATTTCGCGAAGAATGAGCCGTATCCGCCTAAATGAGCCGTATCCGCCTAATGGAGGAACCGCATGAGGAAGACCGTGGTCGTCACGTACAAGACCAAACCCGAGGCAGCCGATGAAAACGAGCGTCTGGTCAAGAGGGTGTATGCCCAACTTGCCGCTGAGGCTCCGGTCGGATTTCACTACGCGACGTTCCGGCTAGGCGATGGCGTGAGCTTCCTCCACCTTGCGATTGTCGACGGTGGAGCCAGCCCGCTCTCGGACCTGTCGGCCTTTCAAGAGTTCCAGCGGAGTATCTCTGAGCGTTGCGTCGAGCCGCCAATGGTGCTCGAGTCAACCGTCGTTGGATCTTACCGCCTCCTCGAGACCATCGCGCCGCCCCCGACAACAACGACACGATGACCACGTCGACATTGACAAGGGATTCAACCGTCTTCGCTGAAGGAGAAAGGTCCTGAATGAACAGGTCCGCCGAAATGTCGGACCAGCCGACGCTCTTGGAGTCCGCCAAGAGGGGCGACCGGGAAGCCTTCGAGCGGCTCGCGGAGCCCTACCGGCGGGAGCTGCAACTCCATTGTTATCGCATGCTCGGCGCGTTCTACGACGCCGAGGATCTTGTTCAGGAAACGTTCCTCCGTGCTTGGCGTGGGGTCGGGGCGTTCCAGTTTCGGGGAGCGGGCTCGTTCCGGGGATGGCTCTATCGGATCGCCACCAACGCTTGCCTGAAGGCCCTCGCACGCCGGTCGAACGCGCAAAGAGTACTTCCCGAACGGCTCGGCCCACCATCGGACCGGATGCCGGAGGGCGAGCCGGCGACCGAGATCCCGTGGCTTGAGCCTTATCCGGACGCCACGCTGGAGGGCGTCCCCGACACCGCGCCTGGCCCGGATGCGCGGTATGAGATGCGCGAGGCCGTGCAGCTCGCGTTCATCGCCGCGATCCAGCATCTCCCGCCGCGGCAGCGGGCTGTCCTGCTCCTCCGCGACGTCCTGGGATGGTCGGCCGCGGAAACCAGCCGGCTGCTCGACGCATCGATTGCGTCGGTCAACAGCGCGCTGCAGCGCGCC contains:
- a CDS encoding SDR family oxidoreductase, translating into MLLENKNAVIYGAGGAIGSAVARAFAREGARVFLTGRRLSTVNVVVEQISGAGGKVEADQVDALDEQAVEKHIGAVVKKAGKLDISFNAIGIPAAEVARQGMQGVPFIELPLEAFSLPLTTYPRAHFVTAKAAARHMVARRSGVILMHTPEPARVGVPLLGGMGPAWAAMEALCRSFSAEVASSGVRVVCLRSTGLPETSTIDIVFGIHAKVLGITPKQFRELLESRSHTRRSTTLAQLTDAAVLMASDLADGMTGTVANLTGGEVVD
- a CDS encoding sigma-70 family RNA polymerase sigma factor codes for the protein MNRSAEMSDQPTLLESAKRGDREAFERLAEPYRRELQLHCYRMLGAFYDAEDLVQETFLRAWRGVGAFQFRGAGSFRGWLYRIATNACLKALARRSNAQRVLPERLGPPSDRMPEGEPATEIPWLEPYPDATLEGVPDTAPGPDARYEMREAVQLAFIAAIQHLPPRQRAVLLLRDVLGWSAAETSRLLDASIASVNSALQRAHATLEKRVPAGQPAAQALPDDRQRALLERYVRTWENADLDGFVALLREDAVFRMPPRREWYRGRGAIRVFFGWAWQWYGGFRLIPTAANGQPAFALYSRSPTSLEWGPHSIHVLTLQDDAIAALTMFQAPKVFAAFGLPGVPPDEADITPAVPQK